One Siniperca chuatsi isolate FFG_IHB_CAS linkage group LG5, ASM2008510v1, whole genome shotgun sequence DNA window includes the following coding sequences:
- the LOC122876099 gene encoding phospholipid-transporting ATPase ID-like, with amino-acid sequence MSFFGIDCVRKKEKELERKLRANDREYNLPFKYATNAIKTSKYNLFTFLPLNLFEQFQRIANAYFLFLLVLQVIPQISSLSWFTTVVPLVLVLSVTAAKDATDDINRHRSDNQVNNRKVQVLIDRKLRSEKWMDVQVGDIIKLENNQFVTADLLLLSSSEPLNLVYIETAELDGETNLKVRQALTVTGDLGDDIEKLADFNGEVCCEPPNNRLDRFTGTLTYASQKYSLDNEKILLRGCTLRNTEWCFGLVLFGGPETKLMQNCGKSTFKRTSIDRLMNVLVLCIFGFLAFMCTILAIGNCFWELNEGSEFIVFLPRQDGNNAAFSAFLTFWSYVIILNTVVPISLYVSVEIIRLGNSFYIDWDRKMYYARNDTPAEARTTTLNEELGQIKYVFSDKTGTLTQNIMIFNKCSINGKTYGDVYDYTGQRLENTEHTETVDFSFNALADPRFVFHDHSLVEAVKLENPEVHSFFRLLALCHTVMAEEKKEGEIFYQAQSPDEGALVTAARNFGFVFRSRTPDSVSIVEMGQQRSYELLAILDFNNVRKRMSVIVRSPEGKLSLYCKGADTIIYERLHQSCSKLMDVTTEHLNEFAGEGLRTLALAYKDLDEEYFNQWKQRHHEASTELDNREDKLDQLYEEIEKDMLLLGATAIEDKLQDGVPQTIEQLSKADIKMWVLTGDKQETAENIGYSCNLLREEMNEVFVVSGNSPEDVRQELRNARTSMKPGAMEDSVFLPERTLGKSVKVMTDEVVNGEYGLVINGHSLAYALERSMELEFLRTACMCKAVICCRVTPLQKAQVVELVKKYKQAVTLAIGDGANDVSMIKAAHIGVGISGQEGMQAVLSSDYSFAQFRFLQRLLLVHGRWSYLRMCKFLRYFFYKNFTFTFVHFWYAFFCGFSAQTVYDEWFITLYNLVYTALPVLGMSLFDQDVNDVWSFQHPQLYVPGQLNLYFSKKAFFKCALHSCYSSLVLFFIPYAAMHDTVRGDGKDIADYQSFALLTQTCLLFAVSIQLGLEMSYWTAVNTLFVLGSLAMYFAVTFVMYSNGMFLMLPSAFPFIGTARNSLNQPNVWLTIFLTSILCVLPVVTYRFLWIQLCPTINDKVMFKVRQAKATPPPPPRRTRIRRTSSRRSGYAFSHAQGYGDLVTSGRFLRRPVVSRSSGFTHVGRTTTGFSPMGRSAGYSPTGRPQNTKVLDVEVTSLQMYKTIKDPAL; translated from the exons ACGAACGCCATCAAGACCTCCAAGTACAACCTCTTCACCTTCCTACCTCTTAACCTGTTTGAGCAGTTCCAGAGGATCGCTAACGCCTACTTCCTGTTTCTACTGGTGCTCCAG GTGATTCCTCAGATCTCCTCTCTGTCGTGGTTCACCACTGTTGTGCCTCTGGTCCTCGTGCTGTCAGTCACCGCTGCCAAGGATGCCACTGATGATATC AATCGCCACAGGAGCGACAATCAAGTCAACAACAGAAAAGTTCAAGTCCTTATTGATAGAAA ACTACGGAGCGAGAAATGGATGGACGTCCAGGTGGGAGACATCATCAAGCTGGAAAACAACCAGTTTGTCACT GCTGACCTCCTGTTGCTCTCCAGCAGTGAACCTCTCAACCTGGTGTACATTGAGACAGCAGAGCTGGATGG aGAGACTAACTTGAAGGTGAGACAGGCCCTGACTGTGACAGGAGACCTGGGAGACGATATCGAAAAACTGGCAGACTTCAACG GCGAGGTATGCTGTGAACCCCCCAACAACCGCCTCGACCGCTTCACAGGAACGCTAACCTACGCCAGTCAGAAATACTCGCTGGACAATGAGAAGATCCTGCTGCGAGGCTGTACCCTGAGGAACACCGAGTGGTGCTTTGGACTGGTGCTGTTTGGAG GTCCAGAGACGAAGCTGATGCAGAACTGTGGGAAGAGCACGTTCAAGAGGACCAGTATAGACCGTCTGATGAATGTCCTAGTGCTTTGT ATTTTTGGTTTCCTGGCCTTCATGTGCACCATCCTGGCAATAGGAAACTGCTTCTGGGAGCTGAACGAAGGCTCAGAGTTCATAGTCTTCCTGCCCAGACAAGATGGCAACAATGCTGCCTTCTCCGCCTTTCTCACATTCTGGTCCTACGTCATCATCCTCAACACCGTGGTGCCCATCTCTCTCTATGTTAG TGTGGAGATCATTCGGCTGGGGAACAGCTTCTACATTGACTGGGACAGAAAGATGTACTACGCACGGAACGACACCCCCGCCGAGGCTCGTACCACCACGCTGAACGAGGAGCTCGGCCAAATCAAGTACGTGTTCAGTGACAAAACAGGGACACTCACCCAGAACATCATGATTTTCAACAAGTGCTCCATCAACGGCAAAACTTACG gGGATGTGTATGACTACACAGGTCAAAGACTAGAAAATACTGAG CATACAGAGACGGTGGACTTCTCCTTCAACGCGCTGGCTGACCCCCGCTTCGTGTTCCACGACCACTCCCTGGTTGAGGCGGTGAAGCTGGAGAACCCAGAGGTCCACAGTTTCTTCAGACTGCTGGCCCTCTGCCACACCGTCATGGCCGAGGAGAAGAAGGAAG GTGAGATTTTCTACCAGGCCCAGTCTCCAGATGAGGGAGCGTTGGTAACGGCAGCCAGAAACTTTGGATTTGTCTTCCGCTCACGTACACCAGACAGCGTTTCCATCGTGGAAATGGGACAGCAGCGCAGCTATGAACTCCTGGCCATCCTGGATTTCAACAACGTCCGCAAGAGGATGTCCGTCATAG TTCGGAGTCCAGAAGGGAAGCTCTCTCTCTACTGTAAAGGTGCAGACACTATCATCTATGAGAGGCTGCATCAGTCCTGCAGCAAGCTGATGGACGTCACTACAGAGCACCTTAAT GAGTTTGCAGGGGAGGGCCTGCGTACTCTGGCACTGGCCTATAAGGATCTGGATGAGGAGTATTTCAACCAGTGGAaacagcgccaccatgaggccAGCACCGAACTGGACAACCGAGAGGACAAACTGGACCAGCTGTAcgaagagatagagaaagataTGCtg ctgCTTGGAGCAACAGCCATAGAAGACAAGTTACAAGACGGTGTACCTCAGACTATTGAGCAGCTGTCCAAAGCCGACATCAAAATGTGGGTTTTGACTGGTGACAAGCAAG AAACTGCAGAAAACATTGGATACTCGTGCAACTTACTGCGGGAGGAAATGAACGAGGTCTTTGTCGTCTCGGGCAACTCACCTGAGGATGTCAGACAGGAACTGAG AAATGCGCGGACCTCCATGAAACCAGGTGCAATGGAGGATTCAGTGTTTCTGCCAGAAAGGACTCTGGGTAAAAGTGTGAAAGTGATGACAGACGAGGTGGTCAATGGAGAGTATGGCCTGGTTATCAACGGACACAGCCTG GCATACGCACTCGAGCGCAGCATGGAGCTGGAGTTCCTGAGGACGGCGTGTATGTGTAAGGCAGTGATCTGCTGCAGGGTCACTCCTCTGCAGAAGGCTCAGGTGGTCGAGCTGGTCAAGAAGTACAAGCAGGCAGTCACACTGGCCATAGGAGATGGCGCCAACGATGTCAGCATGATCAAAG CGGCTCATATTGGCGTGGGCATCTCAGGTCAGGAGGGCATGCAGGCCGTGCTGTCCAGCGACTACTCCTTCGCCCAGTTCCGCTTCCTGCAGCGCCTCCTGCTGGTGCACGGCCGCTGGTCCTACCTGCGCATGTGCAAGTTCCTGCGCTACTTCTTCTACAAGAACTTCACCTTCACCTTCGTCCACTTCTGGTACGCCTTCTTCTGCGGCTTCTCTGCACAG aCAGTGTATGATGAGTGGTTCATAACACTCTACAATCTGGTGTACACAGCACTACCTGTACTGGGAATGAGTCTGTTTGATCAG GATGTGAACGACGTTTGGAGTTTCCAGCATCCTCAGCTCTACGTTCCCGGTCAACTCAACCTGTACTTCAGCAAGAAGGCCTTCTTCAAGTGTGCCCTCCACAGCTGCTACAGCTCCTTGGTGCTCTTCTTCATCCCCTATGCAGCCATGCACGACACCGTGAGGGGTGACGGGAAGGACATCGCCGACTACCAGTCCTTTGCCCTCCTCACCCAGACATGTCTGCTGTTTGCCGTCAGCATCCAG TTGGGGTTGGAGATGTCTTACTGGACGGCAGTGAACACTTTGTTCGTGTTGGGCAGTCTGGCCATGTACTTTGCTGTCACATTCGTCATGTACAGTAACGGCATGTTTCTCATGTTGCCGTCAGCCTTCCCTTTCATAG gAACAGCCCGAAACTCTCTGAACCAGCCGAACGTTTGGCTGACGATCTTCCTCACCTCCATCCTGTGTGTCCTTCCTGTGGTTACCTACCGCTTCCTGTGGATTCAGCTCTGCCCCACCATCAATGACAAG GTGATGTTCAAGGTGAGACAGGCCAAAGCaacacctccccctcctcctcgaCGCACCCGCATCCGCCGCACCAGCTCCCGCCGCTCAGGCTACGCCTTCTCGCATGCGCAGGGCTACGGGGACCTGGTGACATCGGGCCGGTTCCTGCGGCGTCCTGTTGTGTCGCGATCTTCAGGTTTCACCCACGTGGGTCGGACCACCACAGGCTTCAGTCCCATGGGACGATCGGCTGGATACAGCCCGACAGGACGCCCCCAGAATACCAAGGTCCTGGATGTGGAGGTGACATCGCTGCAGATGTACAAGACTATCAAAGATCCTGccctctga